The following proteins are co-located in the Seriola aureovittata isolate HTS-2021-v1 ecotype China chromosome 7, ASM2101889v1, whole genome shotgun sequence genome:
- the dek gene encoding protein DEK, which translates to MAEEAMDSSAVSEEEVEDQMSPKSRNKIPVVGEILEGKRTKKTIERLDFQAPKQMDKIKIGEGSGDKLKDIPRTSSQITKMKPADLKPLHIILFDRPGKMATIKKNLRLFNGFPFDAASEQYRKKREKLLKSSNFTNAKLKVVCGVLDLEKKGTHLDLVNRIMRFLIAPKNSGKRVPTKKKRKSKKKLSGDDSDTKTKKKRESKPRSSSSSPKKSKTGSKSKAIVMDSSSDEDEDEDDDEEDEKAGTSAEAEGSDTEEKPSEKEEDESDGSEQSTDEEEDKEEDDDEEDEDESPKSKSGRGKSAPRKTARVKRQRTPVKKTATPKKRAKKDVSDKSESDVDSDVDEKPKKMKSAPSKPAAKTKKADSSSNSKNNTNTAEDSADDDEPLIKMIKKAPTDEKLKETVQSLLKEANLEEMTMKQICQRVYDTFPGHDLTSKKDFIKQTVKSLIT; encoded by the exons ATGGCAGAGGAAGCAATGGACAGCTCTGCAGtgtcagaggaggaagtggaagacCAGATGAGTCCGAAAAGCCGCAACAAAATACCTG TTGTAGGTGAAATCCTGGAAGGCAAACGGACGAAGAAGACAATCGAGAGGCTCGATTTCCAGGCGCCCAAACAAATGGACAAGATTAAGATTGGAGAAG GCAGCGGAGATAAATTAAAAGACATTCCACGCACCAGCTCCCAGATCACCAAGATGAAACCAGCTGACCTGAAACCTCTGCACATCATCCTGTTCGACAGACCAGGAAAG ATGGCCACGATAAAGAAGAACCTGCGTCTGTTCAACGGATTTCCTTTTGATGCCGCCAGTGAACAGTACAGAAAGAAACGAGAGAAACTCCTCAA AAGTTCAAATTTCACCAACGCTAAGCTGAAGGTGGTCTGTGGCGTTTTGGACCTGGAGAAGAAAGGAACTCACTTAGACCTGGTCAACAGGATCATGCGTTTCCTCATCGCACCAAAGAACAGCGGGAAG CGTGTCCCcacgaagaagaagaggaaatcGAAGAAGAAACTGTCCGGCGACGACTCAGATACAAAGACCAAGAAGAAGAGGGAATCCAAACCCAGGAGCTCGTCGTCAAGTcccaaaaagtccaaaacagGAAGCAAGTCCAAAGCCATTGTCATGGACTCCAGCAGCGACGAGGATGAGGACGAGGAcgatgatgaggaagatgagaaggCGGGGACTTCAGCGGAGGCAGAGGGGTCggacacagaggagaagccttcagaaaaggaggaggacGAGTCTGACGGGTCAGAGCAGTCTacagacgaggaggaggacaaagaagaagatgatgacgaagaagatgaagatgag tcTCCGAAATCCAAGTCGGGCCGAGGGAAGTCTGCGCCCAGGAAAACAGCACGGGTGAAAAGACAAAGGACACCAGTGAAGAAGACGGCTACTCCGAAGAAGAGAGCGAAGAAAGATGTTTCAGACAAGTCGGAGTCCGACGTCGACAGTGACGTCGACGAGAAG CCCAAGAAGATGAAATCGGCTCCTTCCAAACCGGCTGCCAAAACAAAGAaggctgacagcagcagcaacagcaagaacaacacaaacacag ctgaggACAGTGCGGACGACGACGAGCCGCTCATCAAGATGATTAAGAAAGCGCCGACTGACGAGAAGCTGAAGGAGACGGTGCAGAGTCTGCTGAAGGAGGCGAACCTGGAGGAGATGACCATGAAACAGATCTGCCAGAGG GTGTATGACACTTTCCCAGGCCACGACCTGACCAGCAAGAAGGACTTCATCAAACAAACGGTCAAATCT CTCATCACTTGA